TTCTTACCCTTGACCACAGGAACAGccagcagctcttcgtACACACCAGCGTAGAAGTCCAAAATATCCAAAACCTCTTGCTTCGCGTCCTCGACCGTTAGATGCGCGGTGTGACCTTCCTGCCACAGGAATTCTCTGGTTCTCAGGAACGGCTGAGGATGTTTGAACTCCCATCTGACCACGGAATTCCACTGGTTCAGCTTGAGAGGCAAGTCCCTGTAAGATCTGATCCACTTAGCGTAGTATGGGTACATAACGGTCTCCGAAGTTGGTCTAATGGCGATCGGCTCCTCCAAGTCCGAGCTGCCGGCCTTGGTGACCCAAGCGACCTCCGGGGCAAAACCCTCGATGTGatctttctctctttctaGCACACGAGAAGAGACGAACATGGGAAAATAAGCGTTTTGCACGCCCAACgccttgatcttgctgTCGAACCACTGCTGGATCTGTTCCCAGATCGCGTAAGACGCAGGTCTCAGGATGTAGCACCCGGACACATCGTAGTAGTCCAGCATTTCACCCTTGGTCAAGATCTGCTGGTACCATCCCGGAAAGTCGAGCGCCTTGTCGACCGTGATACCGATCAACTTGGCGTCCTCCAGAGCGGCAGAGGCGGCGCCGGCCGCCGcctcctgcttcttctttgcgTCAGGCTTAGCAACCTCCTGACCGAAGTCCACACACTGTTTCTGAGACTCGAACTTGCCCAAATAAGCGACCAATTCGCTCTTCTGAATGAACGCCGCCTCGTTCAACTGCAACATGGCACTCTCGTCCAGCGCTTCCAGCTGCCTGTCGACCAGCAAGTGGAACGGAGACTCAGCATTAGCCAAGTACGCCACCGAGAATTCCTTTGCGGAATTacatttgaagaacgattggaagagctcatcgcgCGCCAATCTTGGATCCTTAAGAGACGTCGCCTGAGCAACCAAAGGCGAAGGAGTCGTTGTAGACTGCAACGCCACCACAACAATTGGCACCGGAACCGCACTCTTGGCCGTTTTCGGTTTGAAAACCAACGATTTCACACCGATCGCATCATCGGACCCTTTCTCGCTCAAACAAAGCTTCGAGAacgcttcttcaacacaCATTTTTCCGCCAACCAACTACTAGCCGCTAGAAGCTCTGAAACGGATTCCTAGACTCTTTTAAAGCTTATCTGGGTCCTCAATTGCACTGAAAAGTTCAGATAAGACTCATCAAgcattgaaaaatttgaacGTCTAGTATGACGTAAAAAAAATACTGCAAAAATGTCCATATATAACCGATGCTAGgatcttcaattgagatTCTGTCGGTCAATTGAGTCCCTGAGAGTCCATTGAGAGTCCATTGAGAGTCCATTGAGAGTCCATTGAGCTGTGAAATACCGAGGGATATGTCGCTGTACGTTAAGGAAAGTGTTGGAGTGGACGAACACGGCGTTCCGGGATCAAAAGAGGAGCCGTACAAGACTGCAGCTTTTGCTTTATTTGCgttccagcagcagaacgGTGAGGATGCTGCAGAACCTAAATTGTTTGTGTTCAAGAGTGAGGACAATGAATACCAGGAGATCTCTGCGTCTGCGTTGAAAAAGGCCCGCAAAGGCAGCAGCGGgttggccaagaaggccgTCAAGCAGAAGGAGGAGCAGGCCAGGAGACAGCAGCAGGAGGCAGACAACGCTGCCAAGCAAATCGCAGCGTTGAACATTAGGATTGAGGAAGACAAGTCGTTGCCTGAAGCGCAAAAGTTCAAGATCGGGCAGTCGTACGGACATGTCGGGCAAAGAGTTAAGCTGTACGGGTGGATCCACAGGTTGCGTGCCAACAAGAAGGTTGTTTTCGTTGTGCTGAGAGACGGGACGGGCTTTATCCAGTGTGTGATGAGCGGGGATCTGGCGGCTGCTCAGCAGACAGCGGAGCTGACGTTGGAGTCGAGTGTGGCTCTGTATGGTAGAGTTGCGAAGGTGCCAGAGGGTAAGAGCGCGCCGGGCGGAGTTGAGCTGGTGGTCGACTACTACGAGGTGATCGGTGTTGCGCCTTCCGGCGACGATTCGTTCACGAACCGGATCGCCGAGGGCGCAGACCCTTCGCTGTTGCTGGACCAGCGCCATTTGGCGCTGAGAGGCGAGACGATCTCTGCTGTCATGAAAGTGCGTGCCGCGTTGTTGAGGGCTGTGAGGCGGGTGTACGAGGAAGAGCAGTTGGTCGAAGTGACTCCGCCATGTATGGTGCAAACCCAGGTCGAGGGTGGGTCTACGCTTTTCAAGCTGGACTACTATGGCGAAGAAGCGTACTTGACGCAGAGCTCGCAGTTGTACCTGGAGACGTGCCTCGCAGCTTTGGGGGATGTGTACTGTGTCCAGGAGTCGTTCCGTGCTGAGAAATCGCACACGAGAAGACATCTTTCCGAATACACACACATCGAGGCAGAATTGtgtttcttgagcttcgaCGAGCTGTTGGCGCATAtcgagaagctgctggTCAACGCCGTCCAGTACGTGCTGGAAGACCCGGTCGCGGGTCCTCTGGTCAGGCAGTTGAACCCCGGCTTCCAGGCACCAAAGGGCCCTTTCATGAGACTGGAGTACAAGGACGCCATCCAGTGGCTGAACGACCACGACATCAAGAACGAGCAGGGCGAGCCTTTCAAGTTCGGCGACGATATCGCGGAAGCCGCAGAGAGAAAGATGACCGATACAATCGGTGTGCCTATCCTACTGATCAGATTCCCCGTCGAGATCAAATCCTTCTACATGAAGCGGTGCCAAGACGATCCAAGAGTCACCGAGTCCGTCGACGTGCTGATGCCGACCGTCGGCGAAATTACCGGTGGTTCCATGAGAATCGAAGGCACCGAAGAATTGATGCAGGGTTTCAAGCGTGAGGGCATTGATCCAAAAGCCTACTACTGGTTCATCGATCAGAGAAAATACGGTACTTGCCCACACGGTGGCTACGGGTTGGGTACCGAACGTATCCTAGCATGGCTCTGCAACAGATTCACCGTCAGAGACTGCTCGTTGTACCCACGTTTCAGCGGCAGGTGCAAGCCATAAAGCTGCAACCGCTCTACATATGAAGAAACTACATATCTCACCACCTAATAGAACAAGCCTAACTCTTCTTAGGTGACTCATACAGCCACTTTTTTCAGCGTTAGCGACTCATCAAAGAGCCATACAAAGTAAAAAGTTCTTACGATCGTCGACTAACAAGAACTGTTAAAACAGCGCAATTGAGCAGCCTTCCGGAGCTATTTTGATCTcaaatcaatcaattgaTATGTCTGATAACACGCAAAAACT
The nucleotide sequence above comes from Torulaspora globosa chromosome 6, complete sequence. Encoded proteins:
- a CDS encoding proline--tRNA ligase (ancestral locus Anc_1.352), whose amino-acid sequence is MCVEEAFSKLCLSEKGSDDAIGVKSLVFKPKTAKSAVPVPIVVVALQSTTTPSPLVAQATSLKDPRLARDELFQSFFKCNSAKEFSVAYLANAESPFHLLVDRQLEALDESAMLQLNEAAFIQKSELVAYLGKFESQKQCVDFGQEVAKPDAKKKQEAAAGAASAALEDAKLIGITVDKALDFPGWYQQILTKGEMLDYYDVSGCYILRPASYAIWEQIQQWFDSKIKALGVQNAYFPMFVSSRVLEREKDHIEGFAPEVAWVTKAGSSDLEEPIAIRPTSETVMYPYYAKWIRSYRDLPLKLNQWNSVVRWEFKHPQPFLRTREFLWQEGHTAHLTVEDAKQEVLDILDFYAGVYEELLAVPVVKGKKTEKEKFAGGDFTTTCEGYIPQTGRGIQGATSHHLGQNFSKMFNVSVENPLGSDHPKLFVYQNSWGLSTRVIGVMVMIHSDNKGLVIPPRVSQYQAVVIPVGITKKTTDAERSNIHASAKAIEDRLKKAGIRAFGDYNDNYTPGWKFSQYELKGIPIRIELGPKDIEKSQVIVVRRNDSRKYTVQLNELETRIPEILEELQQDLFLKAKELFDTHRVIVEDWKDFVPNLNRKNVILSPWCGVMECEEDIKDSSAKKDDGEELEQDEKSPSMGAKSLCIPFEQPELKQGQKCIKCSRPAIQYCMFGRSY
- the DED81 gene encoding asparagine--tRNA ligase DED81 (ancestral locus Anc_1.353); translated protein: MSLYVKESVGVDEHGVPGSKEEPYKTAAFALFAFQQQNGEDAAEPKLFVFKSEDNEYQEISASALKKARKGSSGLAKKAVKQKEEQARRQQQEADNAAKQIAALNIRIEEDKSLPEAQKFKIGQSYGHVGQRVKLYGWIHRLRANKKVVFVVLRDGTGFIQCVMSGDLAAAQQTAELTLESSVALYGRVAKVPEGKSAPGGVELVVDYYEVIGVAPSGDDSFTNRIAEGADPSLLLDQRHLALRGETISAVMKVRAALLRAVRRVYEEEQLVEVTPPCMVQTQVEGGSTLFKLDYYGEEAYLTQSSQLYLETCLAALGDVYCVQESFRAEKSHTRRHLSEYTHIEAELCFLSFDELLAHIEKLLVNAVQYVLEDPVAGPLVRQLNPGFQAPKGPFMRLEYKDAIQWLNDHDIKNEQGEPFKFGDDIAEAAERKMTDTIGVPILLIRFPVEIKSFYMKRCQDDPRVTESVDVLMPTVGEITGGSMRIEGTEELMQGFKREGIDPKAYYWFIDQRKYGTCPHGGYGLGTERILAWLCNRFTVRDCSLYPRFSGRCKP